A portion of the Aythya fuligula isolate bAytFul2 chromosome 10, bAytFul2.pri, whole genome shotgun sequence genome contains these proteins:
- the CAMK1 gene encoding calcium/calmodulin-dependent protein kinase type 1 has translation MPLGRDGPGWKKRTEDIHRIYDFREVLGTGAFSEVVLAEEKATQKLVAIKCIAKKALEGKEAGLENEIAVLHKIKHPNIVALDDIYESSSHLYLIMQLVSGGELFDRIVEKGFYTERDASALIRQILDAVRYLHDMGIVHRDLKPENLLYYSLEEDSKIMISDFGLSKIEGCGSVMSTACGTPGYVAPEVLAQKPYSKAVDCWSIGVIAYILLCGYPPFYDENDAKLFEQILRAEYEFDSPYWDDISDSAKDFIRHLMEKDPKKRFTCEQALQHPWIAGDTALDKNIHQSVSEQIKKNFAKSKWKQAFNATAVVRHMRKLQLGTSQEGPAQPPLSSPCHGQRLGGASSNAGSDCERALANRPPRLPPH, from the exons ACGGGCCTGGCTGGAAGAAGCGGACCGAGGACATCCACCGCATCTACGACTTCCGAGAGGTCCTGGGCAC GGGGGCCTTTTCCGAGGTGGTCCTGGCGGAGGAGAAGGCGACCCAGAAGCTGGTGGCCATCAAGTGCATCGCCAAGAAGGcgctggaggggaaggaggccGGCCTGGAGAACGAGATCGCCGTCCTGCACAA GATCAAGCACCCCAACATCGTGGCCTTGGATGACATCTACgagagcagcagccacctctACCTCATCATGCAGCT GGTGTCGGGGGGGGAGCTCTTCGACCGCATCGTGGAGAAGGGCTTCTACACCGAGCGCGACGCCAGCGCCCTGATCCGGCAGATCCTGGACGCCGTCAGGTACCTGCACGACATGGGCATCGTGCACCGCGACCTCAAG CCCGAGAACCTGCTGTACTACAGCCTGGAGGAGGACTCCAAGATCATGATCAGCGACTTCGGGCTCTCCAAGATCGAGGGCTGCGGCAGCGTCATGTCCACCGCCTGCGGGACCCCCGGATACGTGG CCCCCGAGGTGCTGGCGCAGAAGCCCTACAGCAAGGCAGTGGATTGCTGGTCCATCGGGGTCATCGCCTACATCCt gctgtgcGGGTACCCCCCGTTCTACGATGAGAACGACGCCAAGCTCTTCGAGCAGATCCTGCGGGCCGAGTACGAGTTCGACTCACCCTACTGGGACGACATCTCGGACTCGG ccaaaGACTTCATCAGGCACTTGATGGAGAAAGACCCCAAAAAGCGCTTCACGTGCGAGCAAGCCCTCCAGCACCCCTG GATCGCCGGGGACACGGCCCTGGACAAGAACATCCACCAGTCGGTGAGCGAGCAGATCAAGAAGAACTTCGCCAAGAGCAAGTGGAAg CAAGCCTTCAACGCCACGGCCGTGGTGAGGCacatgaggaagctgcagctggGAACCAGCCAGGAGggccccgcgcagcccccgctgagcagcccctgccacGGCCAGCGCCTGGGGGGGGCCTCCAGCAACG caGGGTCGGACTGCGAGCGGGCGCTGGCGAACAGacccccccggctgcccccaCACTGA